Below is a window of Camelina sativa cultivar DH55 chromosome 11, Cs, whole genome shotgun sequence DNA.
NNNNNNNNNGATATGTTttccatatatgtatgtattttgGTTCAACCAAAAATCATacgaaaattttcaaatattcatCCATGCGTGTGTACTTCACTTCTGGATAGAGTTTAGAAGCTTCTTCGTCGTCTCCGACTTCATGATCTGTGAGACAACCTTCGTAGTATATGTGATAGAAATGTCCTAATCCCGCTTGGTGCGCTATTTCCTTATCTGCATATACATAACTAACATTGTCACAATtgtttaatagaaaataaatacttaatcAGCCCATATTCAGCTCATTTCTCATAATGTAATGTAATCTCTAATCcacaatttttgtttggttagtaCGATGATCGGACTTAATTAATTACCTTCAATGTCAGCAAGAAAGTCGTGTGCTGAAACATATGTCTTCTCCAATACTTTTCCGGTTAGTTTCTCCCATATTTGAACGAGTTCCAAATGTGTGAGAATGTTGTCGGCAGGTCTAACGTACACAGTTTTATTCATCGTTCGGGGATCATTAAGCGTCTTTGCGGTATATTTTGCCATATCATCTTCATCCACGAATATCACTAATAAAATGAATGGGAACACAAATGGtgaaaatagatatttttggtaACTATGAAATGGAAGCGATCCAAgtgatgaaataaaatgaaatgagTTTCGCataagattttattctttttacctTTAACATTTCCATCTCCATAGATATCAACTCTTTTTTTGGGAGGCACCAAAGTTCCCATTTGAGATAAGTTCCCACCGAAGTATGCGGCAAAACAAGCGCCGACGAGGTATGTGTGGGGGATCCCCGCGGCTTCGATTGCATTTCGTACTTCCATTTTTTGTTCAAATGTTTCACTTCCTGGTGGCATTGCATGTCCCATACGCGAAGGATCCATTCCGAATTCTGATGGTAAAAAGCGCTGAAATGTTTCAACTTGTTAATATAGTTTATAagtgtgaacaaaaaaagagttaataATCTACAAGTAGTTCATTAAACATATTCTAAACTTTTGTTTAAGCACAACGGACAAAAGCTAAGACCATcaacacttttatttaaatacatGCGTCCGGATCAATAATTTAGTTAgttgtttgaattgtttttaatttagttttttaaaaactgattttttatTACTTAGAAAAGTTTTTGCATATCTTTTTGATCAATAATGTATTCAAACTTACTAAAACTTTCGTATCAGGAAGCCAAAAAGTGCGACTTTGTGATACACAATTATCTTGTAAATCTTTGAACGGATCTTACCTTTtctaagaaaattatttaaatttcaatgaGTGTAGCCGAACTATGCCATTTTCAAAGATGCGTATGTCATGCAGACAGATGCATTGGACTTGTACACAtaatagtattaatttatattgttatataGCTAGGTACCTAGCTATAATATCCGGTATTATAAATTACTTTGAACTTTGATGTAAAAGGGTGATAACTACATGCATGATGTATAACGGATATATGATTCAAACTCTACTATCAACTGAAATTTCACTGATAAGATTTATAATTTCATGAAACTGATATAGCTAGTGATGtatcaacatatataaatacacaTGTGGTTTTTTACTTCTTTACCTTGACGTTACCGGCCTCTTTGATGGCTTCGATCAGTTTGAGTTGAACGGGGATGTTGTGGGTGCGGAAATGGACGCCGGACATGGCGGAGACAACCACGTCGACTTGCTTTACGGCNNNNNNNNNNNNNNNNNNNNNN
It encodes the following:
- the LOC104723827 gene encoding pinoresinol reductase 2-like isoform X2 is translated as MTETNFGEKTRVLVVGGTGSLGRRIVSACLAEGHETYVLQRPEIGVDLEKVQLLLSFKRLGAHLVEGSFSDHQSLVSAVKQVDVVVSAMSGVHFRTHNIPVQLKLVEAIKEAGNVKRFLPSEFGMDPSRMGHAMPPGSETFEQKMEVRNAIEAAGIPHTYLVGACFAAYFGGNLSQMGTLVPPKKRVDIYGDGNVKVIFVDEDDMAKYTAKTLNDPRTMNKTVYVRPADNILTHLELVQIWEKLTGKVLEKTYVSAHDFLADIEDKEIAHQAGLGHFYHIYYEGCLTDHEVGDDEEASKLYPEVKYTRMDEYLKIFV
- the LOC104723827 gene encoding pinoresinol reductase 2-like isoform X1; the encoded protein is MTETNFGEKTRVLVVGGTGSLGRRIVSACLAEGHETYVLQRPEIGVDLEKVQLLLSFKRLGAHLVEGSFSDHQSLVSAVKQVDVVVSAMSGVHFRTHNIPVQLKLIEAIKEAGNVKRFLPSEFGMDPSRMGHAMPPGSETFEQKMEVRNAIEAAGIPHTYLVGACFAAYFGGNLSQMGTLVPPKKRVDIYGDGNVKVIFVDEDDMAKYTAKTLNDPRTMNKTVYVRPADNILTHLELVQIWEKLTGKVLEKTYVSAHDFLADIEDKEIAHQAGLGHFYHIYYEGCLTDHEVGDDEEASKLYPEVKYTRMDEYLKIFV